One segment of Salvia splendens isolate huo1 chromosome 20, SspV2, whole genome shotgun sequence DNA contains the following:
- the LOC121782690 gene encoding zinc finger MYM-type protein 1-like, whose product MTIAKSIASEMGVEPSFSVKRKAQRKKHFDEIDTNEEILQAEKAFEVNYFLVVVDMANTSLKSRFEELQTFKSIFGFLLSSTTLKSLNDTELEDCCTKFAKTFSSHDTSDVEVNDLISELKVLKLSLPERPMSSMDIFEYVRKMDSYPNISIAYRILFTVPVTVASAERSFSKLKLLKNYLSSTMSQQRLNGLATLCIEKKLLDEVDSNTIINDFASRNVRRNF is encoded by the coding sequence ATGACCATTGCCAAAAGTATTGCATCTGAAATGGGTGTAGAGCCATCATTTTCAGTGAAGCGCAAGGCTCAAAGGAAGAAACATTTTGATGAAATTGACACCAATGAAGAAATTCTACAAGCTGAGAAGGCTTTTGAGGTCAATTACTTCTTGGTCGTGGTTGATATGGCAAACACCTCATTGAAAAGTAGATTTGAAGAACTACAAACATTCAAAAGTATATTTGGGTTTTTACTTAGCTCAACAACTTTGAAGTCACTAAATGATACTGAATTAGAAGATTGTTGCACCAAATTTGCGAAAACATTCTCTTCGCATGACACATCTGATGTGGAGGTAAATGATCTAATATCTGAGTTGAAGGTTTTGAAGCTAAGTTTGCCGGAAAGGCCAATGTCTTCTATGGACATTTTTGAGTATGTTAGAAAAATGGATTCTTATCCAAATATCTCAATTGCTTATCGCATATTATTTACTGTGCCTGTGACTGTGGCATCGGCAGAAAGAAGCTTTTCAAAGTTGAAACTATTGAAGAATTATTTAAGCTCTACGATGTCTCAACAACGGCTGAACGGGCTTGCCACTTTATGTATTGAGAAGAAATTATTAGACGAGGTTGACAGCAACACCATCATCAACGACTTCGCATCAAGAAATGTTAGAAGAAATTTTTGA
- the LOC121782048 gene encoding uncharacterized protein LOC121782048 isoform X1 encodes MSVSSQTLRCFSPLSSSSSSNHQWRRPASIRCSPSPSLQEPLIPSRIELNKPLPPSPDEDNPSNSSGIQVPRQRYISVPKSELLDAIVSSLFPSPEEASQFLSLSQCLDSILHAEHKTILEEMRCYCDDLTLSAKTNTDDFPPVTNGDSEHEGDETDSKSKRLPFGFTLDFNSLFDFSSTDDERNYIKASRTAIPGHFQRSLMRLLKNAEFEELSPRDLMLTSALNTDYLLTLPIYVDWKRASVSSVIVFRRGYTTERQKGLLIAEKLDYLQSKLLQNIIFLIAKPTGRLGVWLDEIFKSIIQIQDAEVLAKRFKRWLDEMSLSLKSYSYDGKILDELDGIDIFSSEFPIWVAAQKAVTLYEGILSESGPRERLLRKFLAWVGLVPSIPEEAFDLHLDSSSSRSNSSPSFLPRISLSDIWKPASPRYCGNDIRKMLRTAVSVIFSRSILQEPAFQELILLYTENNEDSETPGQAEVPSLQMKIYERIPIPDLPVVFPHKQLSFRILDAVRLDAATILGLLAYFFSYKFVNILSSPSAIFLDAVAATAFGIYTFRVLLGYKQTRDRYQLLVNRTLYEKTVASGFGSIHFLLDASEQQQYKEAILVYATLLTAESDEVKSTKGIAHKCEAFMYDVFQEKVEMGVEKAIDTLLRLGLVVKNGVDEVNPISCTTASIILRNRWNTLINTNSL; translated from the exons ATGTCAGTATCTTCGCAGACTCTGCGCTGCTTCAGCCCTCTCTCATCCTCATCTTCTTCCAATCACCAATGGCGTCGTCCTGCCTCCATTCGCTGCTCTCCCTCACCCTCGCTGCAGGAGCCTCTAATTCCCTCTCGAATTGAGCTGAATAAGCCTCTTCCGCCGTCGCCAGATGAAGATAACCCTAGCAATTCCTCCGGAATTCAGGTGCCGAGACAGCGATACATCTCAGTTCCCAAATCCGAATTGCTGGACGCCATTGTCTCCTCCTTGTTCCCCTCGCCGGAGGAAGCCTctcaatttctctctctctccca ATGCTTGGATTCGATTCTTCACGCCGAACACAAAACCATTTTAGAGGAAATGAGATGTTACTGTGATGACCTCACTCTTTCCGCCAAGACTAATACTGATGATTTTCCACCTGTGACGAATGGAGATAGTGAGCATGAAGGAGATGAGACTGACTCCAAATCCAAGCGATTGCCCTTTGGTTTCACACTCGACTTCAATTCACTCTTCGATTTTTCATCCACTGATGACGAGAGGAATTATATCAAGGCTTCCAG aACTGCCATCCCAGGTCATTTTCAACGCTCTTTGATGAGACTGCTCAAAAATGCTGAGTTTGAAGAGTTGTCTCCCAGGGATTTGATGTTGACTTCAGCACTAAATACCGATTATCTCCTCACATTGCCTATTTATGTTGACTGGAAAAGAGCATCAGTGTCCAGTGTTATTGTATTCAG GCGGGGATACACCACTGAGAGGCAGAAGGGCCTGCTAATTGCTGAAAAACTGGATTACTTGCAATCAAAGTTGTTGCAGAACATCATTTTTCTTATTGCTAAACCAACGGGGAGATTAGGTGTCTGGTTGGATGAG ATTTTCAAGAGCATTATACAGATACAAGACGCAGAAGTTTTAGCCAAAAGATTTAAGCGTTGGCTTGACGAAATGTCTCTTTCCCTGAAGTCCTATTCCTATGATGGAAAAATACTTGATGAGCTTGATGGAATAGACATCTTTTCCAGTGAGTTCCCAATCTGGGTGGCTGCACAGAAAGCCGTAACTCTTTATGAAGGAATTCTCTCAGAATCTGGTCCACGTGAGAGGCTCTTGAGGAAGTTTCTAGCATGGGTTGGTCTAGTACCATCAATTCCAGAGGAAGCATTTGACCTTCACTTGGACAGTAGTAGTTCTAGATCCAATTCAAG CCCAAGTTTCCTACCAAGGATATCACTCAGTGACATATGGAAACCTGCATCCCCTAGATATTGCGGAAATGATATTAGGAAGATGTTAAGAACAGCCGTTTCAGTTATATTCTCGCGATCAATTCTCCAG GAGCCAGCATTCCAAGAATTAATCTTGCTATATACTGAGAACAATGAAGACAGTGAAACTCCAGGTCAAGCTGAGGTGCCTTCATTGCAAATGAAAATCTATGAGAGAATTCCTATTCCAGATTTACCG GTTGTTTTCCCTCACAAGCAGCTGTCTTTCCGCATCCTTGATGCG GTACGGTTGGATGCTGCAACAATACTGGGACTGCTGGCATACTTCTTCAGTTATAAATTTGTTAACATTTTATCTTCTCC ATCTGCAATATTTTTGGATGCAGTTGCAGCCACTGCATTTGGGATATATACGTTTCGTGTACTTTTGGGATACAAACAAACAAGGGATAGATATCAA CTTCTGGTGAATAGGACGCTGTACGAGAAAACAGTAGCTAGCGGCTTCGGCTCTATTCATTTTCTTCTCGATGCTTCTGAGCAGCAGCAA TACAAAGAAGCCATCTTGGTGTACGCGACCCTACTTACGGCAGAGAGCGACGAG GTGAAAAGCACCAAAGGCATTGCCCATAAATGCGAGGCGTTCATGTATGATGTTTTCCAAGAGAag GTGGAAATGGGAGTTGAGAAGGCTATAGACACACTGTTGAGATTGGGTTTAGTAGTAAAAAATGGGGTCGACGAAGTAAACCCTATTTCATGCACCACAGCTTCTATCATTCTCAGAAATCGGTGGAATACTCTTATCAACACTAACTCCCTATAA
- the LOC121782578 gene encoding methionine aminopeptidase 2B-like translates to MASDDSSAATRVDGLVNRSSESSASKVAAEEVEDKVEDLTLDEPQEVAKKKKKKSKSKKKKEPPQQTDPPSIPVVDLFPSGEFPEGEIQQYKDDNLWRTTSEEKRELERLEKPIYNSVRQAAEVHRQVRKYIRQIVKPGMLMTDLCETLENTVRKLISENGLQAGIAFPTGCSLNSVAAHWTPNSGDKTLLQYDDVMKLDFGTHIDGRIVDCAFTVAFNPMYNPLLEATREATNTGIKEAGIDVRLCDVGAAIQEVMESYEVEINGKTFQVKSIRNLNGHSIGQYQIHAGKSVPIVKGGEQTKMEEGEFYAIETFGSTGKGYVREDLECSHYMKNFDAGHIPLRLPRAKQLLTTINKNFSTLAFCRRYLDRLGETKYLMALKNLCDAGIVQPYPPLCDIKGSYVSQFEHTILLRPTCKEVVSRGDDY, encoded by the exons ATGGCCAGTGATGATAGCTCCGCCGCAACCCGCGTGGACGGCCTTGTGAATAGATCCAGTGAATCTAGCGCTAGTAAAGTTGCAGCCGAAGAGGTTGAGGATAAAGTTGAAGACCTAACTCTGGATGAGCCCCAAG AAGttgcaaagaagaagaagaagaaaagtaaAAGCAA GAAGAAAAAAGAACCACCCCAACAAACTGATCCACCATCGATTCCTGTAGTCGACCTCTTTCCATCTGGCGAGTTCCCAGAGGGTGAAATTCAACAGTATAAGGATGA TAATTTGTGGAGAACTACATCTGAGGAAAAGAGAGAACTGGAGCGACTAGAGAAACCAATTTATAATTCAGTTCGCCAAGCAGCCGAAGTCCATCGTCAG GTCCGGAAATACATTAGGCAAATCGTGAAACCTGGAATGTTGATGACTGATCTGTGTGAGACCTTGGAGAACACAGTTCGTAAATTGATATCTGAAAATGGTTTACAAGCTGGCATTGCATTCCCCACTGGATGCTCATTGAACTC GGTTGCTGCCCATTGGACTCCAAATTCGGGGGACAAAACTCTGCTTCAGTATGATGATGTGATGAAACTGGATTTTGGAACTCACATTGATG gACGTATTGTGGACTGTGCATTTACCGTGGCATTCAACCCAATGTACAATCCGCTGCTTGAGGCCACACGTGAAGCCACAAATACTGGTATCAAG GAAGCTGGAATTGATGTGCGCTTGTGTGATGTTGGTGCTGCTATTCAAGAGGTCATGGAGTCGTATGAGGTTGAAATCAATGGAAAGACATTCCAGG TTAAAAGTATCAGAAATTTGAATGGGCACAGTATTGGGCAATATCAGATCCACGCAGGGAAATCTGTACCAATAGTAAAAGGAGGAGAGCAAACAAAAATGGAAGAGGGTGAATTTTATGCCATCGAGACTTTTGGATCCACAG GGAAAGGATATGTGAGAGAAGACCTGGAGTGCAGCCATTACATGAAGAATTTCGATGCTGGCCACATTCCACTGCGGTTGCCTAGAGCAAAACAGCTCCTGACAACTATCAATAAGAACTTTTCTACCTTGGCTTTCTGCAGACGCTATCTAGATCGCCTTGGAGAAACCAAGTATTTGATGGCACTGAAGAATTTATGCGATGCTGGCATTGTTCAG CCATACCCTCCTCTTTGTGATATCAAGGGCAGCTACGTTTCTCAATTTGAGCATACAATTTTGCTTCGTCCAACTTGTAAAGAAGTTGTATCAAGAGGTGATGACTACTGA
- the LOC121780613 gene encoding aquaporin SIP1-1-like, which yields MVAAVIKAAVGDAALTFLWVFCASSLGALTYVVSSALGVAPGLPSLFITTFLIFILLFIFGFLGDLLGGASFNPTGTAAFYAAGLGGADSLISASVRFPAQAAGAVGGAVAIIQAMPVQYKHMLGGPSLKVDTNTGAIAEGVLTFLMTLAVLFIIIKGPKSMFVKNGMLAISTVSLVVAGTTYTGPSMNPANAFGWAYVNNTHSTWEHFLVYWISPFVGAILSAWVFRFLCPPPPKMKKS from the exons ATGGTTGCCGCCGTTATCAAGGCCGCCGTCGGCGATGCTGCCCTCACCTTCCTGTGGGTTTTCTGTGCCTCCTCGCTCGGCGCCCTCACCTACGTCGTCTCCTCCGCTCTCGGCGTCGCCCCCGGCCTCCCCTCCCTTTTCATCACCACTTTTCTCATCTTCATCCTCTTGTTCATTTTCGGCTTCCTCGGAGATCTCCTCGGCGGCGCCTCCTTCAATCCCACCGGCACCGCCGCCTTCTACGCCGCCGGCCTCGGCGGCGCCGACTCTCTCATCTCCGCCTCCGTCCGCTTTCCTGCTCAG GCAGCTGGTGCGGTGGGTGGTGCGGTGGCGATTATACAAGCAATGCCGGTGCAGTACAAGCATATGCTCGGGGGTCCTTCGCTGAAGGTAGACACCAATACTGGAGCAATTGCTGAGGGGGTTTTGACCTTCCTAATGACCTTGGCTGTGCTCTTCATAATCATTAAAGGTCCTAAAAGCATGTTTGTCAAGAACGGGATGCTTGCTATCTCCACTGTGTCTCTTGTTGTTGCAGGTACCACTTATACGGGACCTTCCATGAATCCGGCTAAT GCATTTGGGTGGGCTTATGTAAACAATACACACAGTACTTGGGAGCATTTCCTTGTGTATTGGATCAGCCCCTTTGTCGGAGCAATACTGTCTGCCTGGGTTTTCCGTTTTCTATGTCCTCCACCCCCGAAGATGAAGAAATCTTGA
- the LOC121782048 gene encoding uncharacterized protein LOC121782048 isoform X3, with translation MEIVSMKEMRLTPNPSDCPLVSHSTSIHSSIFHPLMTRGIISRLPGHFQRSLMRLLKNAEFEELSPRDLMLTSALNTDYLLTLPIYVDWKRASVSSVIVFRRGYTTERQKGLLIAEKLDYLQSKLLQNIIFLIAKPTGRLGVWLDEIFKSIIQIQDAEVLAKRFKRWLDEMSLSLKSYSYDGKILDELDGIDIFSSEFPIWVAAQKAVTLYEGILSESGPRERLLRKFLAWVGLVPSIPEEAFDLHLDSSSSRSNSSPSFLPRISLSDIWKPASPRYCGNDIRKMLRTAVSVIFSRSILQEPAFQELILLYTENNEDSETPGQAEVPSLQMKIYERIPIPDLPVVFPHKQLSFRILDAVRLDAATILGLLAYFFSYKFVNILSSPSAIFLDAVAATAFGIYTFRVLLGYKQTRDRYQLLVNRTLYEKTVASGFGSIHFLLDASEQQQYKEAILVYATLLTAESDEVKSTKGIAHKCEAFMYDVFQEKVEMGVEKAIDTLLRLGLVVKNGVDEVNPISCTTASIILRNRWNTLINTNSL, from the exons ATGGAGATAGTGAGCATGAAGGAGATGAGACTGACTCCAAATCCAAGCGATTGCCCTTTGGTTTCACACTCGACTTCAATTCACTCTTCGATTTTTCATCCACTGATGACGAGAGGAATTATATCAAGGCTTCCAG GTCATTTTCAACGCTCTTTGATGAGACTGCTCAAAAATGCTGAGTTTGAAGAGTTGTCTCCCAGGGATTTGATGTTGACTTCAGCACTAAATACCGATTATCTCCTCACATTGCCTATTTATGTTGACTGGAAAAGAGCATCAGTGTCCAGTGTTATTGTATTCAG GCGGGGATACACCACTGAGAGGCAGAAGGGCCTGCTAATTGCTGAAAAACTGGATTACTTGCAATCAAAGTTGTTGCAGAACATCATTTTTCTTATTGCTAAACCAACGGGGAGATTAGGTGTCTGGTTGGATGAG ATTTTCAAGAGCATTATACAGATACAAGACGCAGAAGTTTTAGCCAAAAGATTTAAGCGTTGGCTTGACGAAATGTCTCTTTCCCTGAAGTCCTATTCCTATGATGGAAAAATACTTGATGAGCTTGATGGAATAGACATCTTTTCCAGTGAGTTCCCAATCTGGGTGGCTGCACAGAAAGCCGTAACTCTTTATGAAGGAATTCTCTCAGAATCTGGTCCACGTGAGAGGCTCTTGAGGAAGTTTCTAGCATGGGTTGGTCTAGTACCATCAATTCCAGAGGAAGCATTTGACCTTCACTTGGACAGTAGTAGTTCTAGATCCAATTCAAG CCCAAGTTTCCTACCAAGGATATCACTCAGTGACATATGGAAACCTGCATCCCCTAGATATTGCGGAAATGATATTAGGAAGATGTTAAGAACAGCCGTTTCAGTTATATTCTCGCGATCAATTCTCCAG GAGCCAGCATTCCAAGAATTAATCTTGCTATATACTGAGAACAATGAAGACAGTGAAACTCCAGGTCAAGCTGAGGTGCCTTCATTGCAAATGAAAATCTATGAGAGAATTCCTATTCCAGATTTACCG GTTGTTTTCCCTCACAAGCAGCTGTCTTTCCGCATCCTTGATGCG GTACGGTTGGATGCTGCAACAATACTGGGACTGCTGGCATACTTCTTCAGTTATAAATTTGTTAACATTTTATCTTCTCC ATCTGCAATATTTTTGGATGCAGTTGCAGCCACTGCATTTGGGATATATACGTTTCGTGTACTTTTGGGATACAAACAAACAAGGGATAGATATCAA CTTCTGGTGAATAGGACGCTGTACGAGAAAACAGTAGCTAGCGGCTTCGGCTCTATTCATTTTCTTCTCGATGCTTCTGAGCAGCAGCAA TACAAAGAAGCCATCTTGGTGTACGCGACCCTACTTACGGCAGAGAGCGACGAG GTGAAAAGCACCAAAGGCATTGCCCATAAATGCGAGGCGTTCATGTATGATGTTTTCCAAGAGAag GTGGAAATGGGAGTTGAGAAGGCTATAGACACACTGTTGAGATTGGGTTTAGTAGTAAAAAATGGGGTCGACGAAGTAAACCCTATTTCATGCACCACAGCTTCTATCATTCTCAGAAATCGGTGGAATACTCTTATCAACACTAACTCCCTATAA
- the LOC121782048 gene encoding uncharacterized protein LOC121782048 isoform X2: protein MSVSSQTLRCFSPLSSSSSSNHQWRRPASIRCSPSPSLQEPLIPSRIELNKPLPPSPDEDNPSNSSGIQVPRQRYISVPKSELLDAIVSSLFPSPEEASQFLSLSQCLDSILHAEHKTILEEMRCYCDDLTLSAKTNTDDFPPVTNGDSEHEGDETDSKSKRLPFGFTLDFNSLFDFSSTDDERNYIKASRTAIPGHFQRSLMRLLKNAEFEELSPRDLMLTSALNTDYLLTLPIYVDWKRASVSSVIVFRRGYTTERQKGLLIAEKLDYLQSKLLQNIIFLIAKPTGRLGVWLDEIFKSIIQIQDAEVLAKRFKRWLDEMSLSLKSYSYDGKILDELDGIDIFSSEFPIWVAAQKAVTLYEGILSESGPRERLLRKFLAWVGLVPSIPEEAFDLHLDSSSSRSNSSPSFLPRISLSDIWKPASPRYCGNDIRKMLRTAVSVIFSRSILQEPAFQELILLYTENNEDSETPGQAEVPSLQMKIYERIPIPDLPVVFPHKQLSFRILDAVRLDAATILGLLAYFFSYKFVNILSSPSAIFLDAVAATAFGIYTFRVLLGYKQTRDRYQLLVNRTLYEKTVASGFGSIHFLLDASEQQQYKEAILVYATLLTAESDEVKSTKGIAHKCEAFMYDVFQEKEKNKQTCLSPSLVTS from the exons ATGTCAGTATCTTCGCAGACTCTGCGCTGCTTCAGCCCTCTCTCATCCTCATCTTCTTCCAATCACCAATGGCGTCGTCCTGCCTCCATTCGCTGCTCTCCCTCACCCTCGCTGCAGGAGCCTCTAATTCCCTCTCGAATTGAGCTGAATAAGCCTCTTCCGCCGTCGCCAGATGAAGATAACCCTAGCAATTCCTCCGGAATTCAGGTGCCGAGACAGCGATACATCTCAGTTCCCAAATCCGAATTGCTGGACGCCATTGTCTCCTCCTTGTTCCCCTCGCCGGAGGAAGCCTctcaatttctctctctctccca ATGCTTGGATTCGATTCTTCACGCCGAACACAAAACCATTTTAGAGGAAATGAGATGTTACTGTGATGACCTCACTCTTTCCGCCAAGACTAATACTGATGATTTTCCACCTGTGACGAATGGAGATAGTGAGCATGAAGGAGATGAGACTGACTCCAAATCCAAGCGATTGCCCTTTGGTTTCACACTCGACTTCAATTCACTCTTCGATTTTTCATCCACTGATGACGAGAGGAATTATATCAAGGCTTCCAG aACTGCCATCCCAGGTCATTTTCAACGCTCTTTGATGAGACTGCTCAAAAATGCTGAGTTTGAAGAGTTGTCTCCCAGGGATTTGATGTTGACTTCAGCACTAAATACCGATTATCTCCTCACATTGCCTATTTATGTTGACTGGAAAAGAGCATCAGTGTCCAGTGTTATTGTATTCAG GCGGGGATACACCACTGAGAGGCAGAAGGGCCTGCTAATTGCTGAAAAACTGGATTACTTGCAATCAAAGTTGTTGCAGAACATCATTTTTCTTATTGCTAAACCAACGGGGAGATTAGGTGTCTGGTTGGATGAG ATTTTCAAGAGCATTATACAGATACAAGACGCAGAAGTTTTAGCCAAAAGATTTAAGCGTTGGCTTGACGAAATGTCTCTTTCCCTGAAGTCCTATTCCTATGATGGAAAAATACTTGATGAGCTTGATGGAATAGACATCTTTTCCAGTGAGTTCCCAATCTGGGTGGCTGCACAGAAAGCCGTAACTCTTTATGAAGGAATTCTCTCAGAATCTGGTCCACGTGAGAGGCTCTTGAGGAAGTTTCTAGCATGGGTTGGTCTAGTACCATCAATTCCAGAGGAAGCATTTGACCTTCACTTGGACAGTAGTAGTTCTAGATCCAATTCAAG CCCAAGTTTCCTACCAAGGATATCACTCAGTGACATATGGAAACCTGCATCCCCTAGATATTGCGGAAATGATATTAGGAAGATGTTAAGAACAGCCGTTTCAGTTATATTCTCGCGATCAATTCTCCAG GAGCCAGCATTCCAAGAATTAATCTTGCTATATACTGAGAACAATGAAGACAGTGAAACTCCAGGTCAAGCTGAGGTGCCTTCATTGCAAATGAAAATCTATGAGAGAATTCCTATTCCAGATTTACCG GTTGTTTTCCCTCACAAGCAGCTGTCTTTCCGCATCCTTGATGCG GTACGGTTGGATGCTGCAACAATACTGGGACTGCTGGCATACTTCTTCAGTTATAAATTTGTTAACATTTTATCTTCTCC ATCTGCAATATTTTTGGATGCAGTTGCAGCCACTGCATTTGGGATATATACGTTTCGTGTACTTTTGGGATACAAACAAACAAGGGATAGATATCAA CTTCTGGTGAATAGGACGCTGTACGAGAAAACAGTAGCTAGCGGCTTCGGCTCTATTCATTTTCTTCTCGATGCTTCTGAGCAGCAGCAA TACAAAGAAGCCATCTTGGTGTACGCGACCCTACTTACGGCAGAGAGCGACGAG GTGAAAAGCACCAAAGGCATTGCCCATAAATGCGAGGCGTTCATGTATGATGTTTTCCAAGAGAag GAAAAAAATAAGCAAACATGCTTGTCTCCTTCACTTGTGACCAGTTAG
- the LOC121782691 gene encoding uncharacterized protein LOC121782691 — translation MEMEQDMEQEMEQEQIQKAEPKQGPRTTLSLSSQKKNHIVQFLQQQCQAGALPHGSFQEVAKRFKVHRRTVSRLWGIAKQHIEDGKHVVMMGRASGYTKKTCKLNFDEDKFRQLSFLERSCYRKLACKMEVSKTTPAIDEGKLLYHAMHNTVHIDEKWFYMTNASDRYYLLPDEDEPYRSCESKRFITKVMFMCAVSRSQFGTDGQTIFDGKIGIFPFTEQVPAKRKSKNRPRGTLDTKPIPSVNKEAMRECLLNQIIPAIKAKWPANASKEIYIQQDNAKPHLNSSDSQFEALASSNGFKFHLISQPANSPDANVLDLGFFRAIQSLQDDKLATNIDELLGNVWSSFEELTPQTLNNVFLTLQSCLSKILEVHGGNNYKIPHLNKERLRRTVRLPTSLEVEENLVRESLEYLLLHQNDVGASYDIGHLINVLDF, via the exons ATGGAGATGGAGCAAGATATGGAGCAAGAGATGGAGCAGGAGCAGATTCAAAAGGCAGAACCAAAGCAAGGGCCGAGAACCACCCTGAGTTTGAGCAGCCAAAAGAAGAACCATATTGTGCAGTTCCTTCAACAGCAATGCCAAGCTGGAGCACTGCCACATGGTTCATTTCAAGAGGTAGCCAAGAGATTCAAAGTGCACAGAAGGACAGTGAGCCGCTTATGGGGGATAGCCAAGCAGCACATTGAAGATGGGAAACATGTTGTCATGATGGGCAGAGCATCAGGATATACTAAGAAAACATGTAAACTAAATTTTGATGAAGATAAGTTCAGACAATTGTCTTTTCTTGAGAGATCTTGCTATAGAAAACTTGCTTGTAAGATGGAAGTTAGCAAGACCACA CCAGCTATAGATGAAGGGAAGCTTCTTTATCATGCAATGCACAACACAGTTCATATTGATGAGAAATGGTTTTACATGACAAATGCTTCAGACAGATACTACCTGTTGCCGGATGAGGATGAGCCTTACAGGTCTTGCGAATCAAAAAGATTCATCACAAAAGTGATGTTCATGTGTGCTGTAAGTAGGTCACAGTTTGGCACAGATGGGCAGACCATCTTTGATGGTAAAATAGGCATATTCCCATTCACAGAACAAGTTCCAGCCAAAAGGAAGTCAAAGAACAGGCCAAGAGGGACATTGGATACAAAGCCTATCCCATCAGTTAATAAGGAAGCAATGAGAGAATGTCTCTTGAATCAG ATTATTCCAGCAATCAAGGCTAAGTGGCCAGCCAATGCAAGCAAGGAGATATATATCCAACAAGACAATGCCAAACCTCACCTAAACTCCTCTGACTCACAATTTGAGGCTCTTGCAAGTTCAAATGGATTTAAATTCCATCTAATTAGCCAACCAGCTAACTCCCCAGACGCCAATGTATTGGACCTTGGCTTTTTTAGGGCCATACAATCACTACAAGATGATAAACTAGCCACCAATATAGATGAATTATTGGGTAATGTTTGGAGTTCTTTTGAGGAACTCACACCACAAACTCTGAACAATGTTTTCTTAACATTGCAAAGCTGTCTCAGCAAGATCCTAGAAGTGCATGGGGGCAACAACTACAAAATACCCCACTTGAACAAAGAAAGGCTGAGAAGGACAGTGAGGCTTCCTACATCACTTGAAGTTGAAGAGAATCTGGTAAGGGAAAGCTTGGAGTATCTACTACTCCATCAGAATGATGTGGGTGCCTCATATGACATAGGGCATCTAATCAATGTTTTAGATTTCTAG